In the genome of Nonlabens sp. MB-3u-79, one region contains:
- a CDS encoding cryptochrome/photolyase family protein: MSEKVNVFWFRRDLRLNDNVGFYEALKSDLRVLPIFIFDRDILDKLPEDDARVTFIHEELQRMRSELRDQHESSIALYYGKPMEVWKEIMESYDIDTVYTNHDYEPYAKERDLHIDQLLAEHQIDFKTFKDQVVYEKDDVVKNDGDPYVVYTPYKNKWLEHFRKDFGSGADQKFYYTNDHLDNCIKNSRLPNLSLSDMGFSKSKIEIPAYTVTPTLIEDYEKTRNFPAIEKGTSRLGIYLRFGVVSVRKMIRKADQANNKTFLSELIWREFFTQILYHFPHTKDAAFRSKYDRIEWRNNEDEFEKWKTGTTGYALVDAGMRELNTTGHMHNRVRMLVASFLIKHLLIDWRWGEAYFAEKLNDYEMSSNVGNWQWAAGSGVDAAPYFRIFNPITQKDKFDKERKYIKEFVPEFETPRYPDMMVDHKEARERCLKTYKEALS, translated from the coding sequence ATGAGTGAAAAGGTAAACGTTTTTTGGTTCCGAAGGGATTTGAGATTAAATGATAATGTAGGATTTTATGAAGCGCTCAAAAGCGATCTCAGAGTCCTACCTATTTTTATTTTTGATCGCGATATTCTCGATAAACTTCCAGAAGATGATGCACGTGTCACCTTTATTCATGAAGAACTGCAACGCATGCGTTCAGAACTTCGAGACCAACACGAGAGTTCTATAGCCCTGTATTATGGAAAACCCATGGAGGTTTGGAAGGAGATCATGGAGTCTTATGACATAGATACGGTTTATACCAATCATGACTATGAACCTTATGCAAAAGAAAGAGATCTGCATATAGATCAGCTTCTCGCAGAACATCAAATAGACTTTAAGACTTTCAAAGATCAAGTAGTTTATGAAAAAGATGATGTCGTGAAAAATGATGGAGACCCTTATGTAGTGTATACACCTTATAAGAATAAATGGCTGGAGCATTTTAGAAAAGACTTTGGTTCTGGAGCAGATCAAAAATTTTACTATACTAACGACCATCTGGATAATTGTATTAAAAACAGCCGGTTGCCCAACCTTTCTTTAAGTGACATGGGATTTTCAAAATCAAAAATTGAAATTCCAGCATATACAGTCACCCCTACTTTGATTGAAGATTACGAAAAGACAAGAAACTTTCCGGCTATAGAAAAAGGAACATCCCGATTGGGGATTTATTTGAGATTTGGTGTTGTAAGCGTGCGTAAAATGATACGCAAAGCCGATCAGGCCAATAACAAAACCTTTTTAAGTGAACTTATTTGGAGAGAATTCTTTACGCAAATTTTATATCATTTTCCGCATACCAAAGACGCGGCTTTTAGATCGAAGTACGATCGCATCGAGTGGCGTAATAATGAAGACGAATTTGAAAAATGGAAAACCGGCACCACCGGTTATGCACTAGTAGATGCTGGAATGCGAGAGCTCAATACCACGGGTCACATGCACAACCGCGTACGCATGTTGGTAGCAAGTTTTCTTATCAAGCATTTATTAATCGACTGGCGTTGGGGAGAGGCCTATTTTGCCGAAAAACTCAACGATTATGAAATGTCTAGTAATGTAGGAAACTGGCAATGGGCCGCTGGTAGCGGTGTTGATGCAGCCCCCTATTTTAGAATTTTTAATCCTATTACTCAAAAAGACAAATTTGACAAGGAACGTAAATACATTAAAGAATTCGTTCCAGAATTTGAAACCCCGAGATACCCAGATATGATGGTAGATCATAAAGAGGCTCGAGAAAGATGCTTAAAGACGTATAAAGAAGCCCTTTCTTAG
- a CDS encoding SDR family NAD(P)-dependent oxidoreductase — protein sequence MSKNILLIGGSHGIGNAIVQKMYEGNNVFVASRENENLPDGVTHIPFDALTEELDTSLLPESLDGFVYCPGSINLKPFKMLKQSHFEEDMEINFFSLIKATRSVLPLLTKDGTSSIVYFSTVAVATGLPFHTSIAAAKGAIEGYARALAAEYAPTVRVNVIAPSLVDTPLAGRLLNNDAKKEKMGEMHPLKRVGTPEDIASLAVFLLNQNEGWITGQVIGVNGGKGSLSIG from the coding sequence ATGTCTAAAAACATACTACTTATAGGCGGAAGCCACGGAATAGGAAACGCAATTGTACAAAAAATGTATGAAGGGAATAATGTGTTTGTAGCTTCCCGAGAGAATGAAAATCTGCCAGACGGCGTAACGCATATCCCATTTGACGCATTAACTGAGGAATTAGATACTTCTCTTTTACCAGAGTCACTAGACGGTTTTGTTTACTGTCCTGGAAGTATCAATTTAAAACCTTTCAAAATGCTGAAACAATCTCATTTTGAAGAAGATATGGAAATTAATTTCTTCTCATTAATCAAGGCGACCAGATCTGTTTTGCCATTGCTTACTAAAGATGGAACTAGTAGTATTGTTTACTTTTCCACCGTAGCAGTAGCAACAGGATTGCCTTTCCATACCAGTATTGCCGCTGCAAAAGGCGCCATAGAAGGTTATGCAAGAGCGCTTGCAGCTGAGTATGCACCAACAGTAAGAGTAAATGTGATCGCACCATCTCTAGTAGACACACCACTTGCTGGTAGGTTGCTAAACAACGATGCTAAAAAAGAGAAAATGGGAGAAATGCACCCGTTGAAACGTGTAGGTACTCCAGAAGATATCGCTAGTCTAGCCGTATTTTTACTCAATCAAAATGAAGGTTGGATCACGGGTCAGGTAATAGGTGTCAATGGAGGAAAAGGTTCTCTGAGTATAGGATAA
- a CDS encoding SRPBCC family protein: MKLFSFSSQQKLPISLEEAWEFLTDANNLKLLTPPELNMQVQYGTERGMYPGQLIEYSVTPLPFYKTNWVTHITQVEEKKFFVDEQMYGPYATWHHKHFISEVDGGTLMEDLIHYRLPFGAIGKLGAPFVRKKLEEIFRFRESALIKHFGAFEENHIKVQKSEKKQKILF; the protein is encoded by the coding sequence TTGAAATTATTTTCATTTTCATCACAACAAAAGCTTCCTATCTCCTTAGAAGAAGCCTGGGAGTTCCTAACAGATGCTAACAATCTCAAACTTCTCACGCCACCAGAATTGAACATGCAGGTTCAATATGGTACGGAAAGAGGTATGTATCCGGGACAGCTTATAGAATATTCAGTCACACCGCTTCCTTTTTATAAAACCAACTGGGTTACTCACATTACGCAAGTGGAAGAGAAGAAATTCTTTGTAGATGAGCAAATGTATGGCCCTTACGCCACTTGGCATCATAAACACTTTATCAGTGAGGTGGATGGAGGCACATTAATGGAAGATTTAATTCATTACAGATTGCCTTTTGGTGCGATAGGTAAATTAGGTGCTCCATTTGTAAGAAAAAAGTTGGAAGAAATATTCCGCTTTCGCGAAAGCGCCCTCATTAAACACTTCGGTGCTTTTGAAGAAAACCACATTAAAGTTCAAAAATCAGAAAAAAAACAAAAAATACTTTTTTAA
- a CDS encoding CsbD family protein, with the protein MKDELGQLTNGASYKVEGKTGEVKDKIKEELVEATRKIKNIFDIK; encoded by the coding sequence GTGAAAGATGAATTAGGTCAATTAACGAATGGTGCATCTTACAAAGTCGAAGGAAAAACAGGTGAAGTTAAAGATAAAATTAAAGAGGAATTAGTTGAGGCTACTAGAAAAATAAAAAATATCTTTGACATTAAATAA
- a CDS encoding 4a-hydroxytetrahydrobiopterin dehydratase, producing MEKLTEAQIEKHLENVDGWDYYDDAIHTTFEFDNFMDCFSVMTRIAMEAEKMEHHPDWHNTYATLEITLSTHDVNGLTEKDFKLAAAIEHIVGDE from the coding sequence ATGGAAAAATTAACAGAAGCACAAATAGAAAAGCATTTAGAAAATGTGGATGGATGGGATTATTATGATGATGCGATTCACACCACATTTGAGTTTGACAACTTTATGGATTGCTTTTCTGTAATGACGCGTATTGCTATGGAGGCAGAAAAAATGGAGCATCATCCAGATTGGCATAATACCTATGCTACTCTAGAGATCACTCTTTCTACCCATGACGTAAATGGTTTAACTGAAAAAGATTTTAAACTAGCAGCTGCTATAGAACACATTGTAGGAGACGAGTAA
- a CDS encoding translation initiation factor: protein MDLSDQLKNLFPKHEFKEDEQPEKSNIWLQDQPLECKFEKRKGKVNTVIDGYTGAIKDFKILAKELKTQLGVGGSFKNDQIIIQGDYRDRIMEMLKEKGFKVKRVGG from the coding sequence ATGGACTTAAGTGATCAACTTAAAAATCTATTCCCTAAACACGAATTTAAGGAAGACGAACAACCTGAAAAAAGTAATATCTGGTTACAAGATCAGCCTTTGGAATGTAAATTTGAAAAGCGCAAAGGGAAAGTAAATACTGTGATTGACGGATATACAGGTGCTATTAAAGACTTTAAAATTCTTGCTAAGGAGTTAAAAACCCAGCTAGGTGTAGGTGGTAGTTTTAAAAATGACCAGATTATTATTCAAGGTGATTACCGCGACCGTATTATGGAAATGCTAAAAGAAAAGGGCTTTAAAGTCAAGCGCGTTGGTGGTTAA
- a CDS encoding mechanosensitive ion channel family protein, whose protein sequence is MSNFFLKPEVIFTLSLLLCTFIIHRFIIWSALKLSKKVSRSELRKQYLNRYTGYVLWSICAISIILVWGNATEGFWVALGSTFAVVGVALFANWSILSNITASFILYFTFPYKIGDRIRIHDKDLPVTAVISDIKGFYTLLVTDEGEIITYPNNLLLQKGVSILNEKKESIFDTPEEDVDRTI, encoded by the coding sequence ATGAGCAATTTCTTTTTAAAACCAGAAGTAATATTTACCCTATCATTACTGCTTTGTACCTTTATTATCCATCGTTTTATTATCTGGAGCGCTTTAAAACTTTCAAAAAAAGTTTCTAGATCAGAATTGCGTAAGCAATATTTAAACAGGTATACAGGTTATGTATTATGGAGTATTTGCGCCATATCAATAATTCTTGTTTGGGGTAATGCAACAGAAGGTTTTTGGGTAGCATTAGGATCTACATTTGCCGTAGTAGGTGTCGCTTTATTTGCTAACTGGAGCATACTAAGTAATATAACCGCTAGCTTTATACTCTACTTTACATTTCCCTACAAAATAGGTGACCGCATACGTATACACGATAAAGACTTACCAGTAACCGCAGTTATTAGTGATATAAAAGGTTTTTACACCTTACTTGTTACAGACGAAGGAGAAATCATCACCTATCCCAATAACTTATTACTACAAAAAGGAGTCTCTATACTAAACGAGAAAAAAGAATCTATATTTGATACTCCGGAGGAAGATGTAGATCGAACCATATAG
- a CDS encoding septum formation inhibitor Maf, with amino-acid sequence MKYVWLFTLILVFQSCDTKVSVEKDGKTIIGEDPMAKLEDRQLSQEFKDYWYNGTAEISSYELSQARYGEMREGTAVMIFVTEPFDKKDQIKADKSKQTNRPVLKLNATRNFNTGIYPYSIMSSTFLPLDKKDNAIKIAASIQEWCGHTYMQLNQDGDQYNVMLHSYFQSEGNREFEVDNVITENQLAAQLRLDPKEMPVGEMQMIPSTEYLRLKHIETKPYDAVAKLSEITDGYLYSVKFTELGRTIDFKTEKEFPYRILSWMDRYKDGAAPMVSSGTLQKTIIAPYWRQNTNKDAVMRDSLGL; translated from the coding sequence ATGAAATATGTATGGTTATTTACTCTTATTTTGGTATTCCAGTCCTGTGATACAAAAGTATCTGTAGAAAAAGATGGTAAGACTATCATAGGGGAAGATCCTATGGCAAAGTTGGAAGACAGACAACTCTCTCAAGAATTCAAAGATTACTGGTACAACGGTACTGCCGAAATTTCTAGTTATGAATTAAGTCAGGCTAGATATGGAGAGATGAGAGAAGGAACAGCTGTTATGATATTTGTTACAGAGCCATTTGATAAAAAGGACCAGATAAAAGCAGATAAAAGTAAACAGACCAACAGGCCCGTCTTAAAACTGAACGCCACTCGTAATTTTAATACGGGCATCTACCCCTACAGCATCATGAGCAGTACTTTTTTACCACTTGATAAAAAAGATAATGCTATTAAAATTGCTGCTTCTATTCAAGAATGGTGCGGTCATACCTATATGCAACTCAATCAAGACGGGGACCAATATAATGTAATGCTTCACTCCTATTTTCAAAGTGAAGGGAATAGGGAGTTTGAAGTGGACAATGTCATCACTGAAAATCAACTGGCCGCTCAATTGAGATTAGACCCAAAAGAAATGCCTGTAGGTGAGATGCAAATGATTCCAAGTACAGAATATCTAAGATTGAAACACATCGAGACAAAGCCTTATGATGCCGTTGCAAAATTAAGCGAGATCACAGATGGGTATTTGTACAGTGTTAAATTCACAGAGCTTGGAAGGACCATTGATTTTAAAACCGAAAAAGAATTCCCTTACCGAATTCTATCTTGGATGGACCGATATAAAGATGGGGCTGCTCCCATGGTTTCTTCGGGAACACTCCAAAAAACGATAATAGCTCCTTATTGGAGACAGAATACAAATAAAGATGCTGTCATGAGAGATAGCCTAGGATTATGA
- the uvrB gene encoding excinuclease ABC subunit UvrB, which yields MDFNIVSEFSPTGDQPQAIKKLISGIEANDKYQTLLGVTGSGKTFTAANVIQGVQKPTLVLCHNKTLAAQLYSEFKDFFPDNAVEYFVSYYDYYQPEAFIPSSGTYIEKDLSINEEIEKMRLSTTSSLLSGRRDIIVVASVSCLYGIGNPVEFQKNVVRIKKDEVIARTALLHKLVQSLYSRTTAEFNRGNFRIKGDTLDVYPSYADTAFRIHFFGDEIEEIERFDPVNGTVLERFDQITIYPANMFVTSPDILQGAIHAIQEDLVKQTDYFKEIGKPLEAKRLEERTEFDLEMIRELGYCSGIENYSRYLDGRQPGTRPFCLLDFFPDDFLMIIDESHVSVPQVGAMYGGDRSRKENLVDYGFRLPAAMDNRPLKFEEFEAMQNQVLYISATPADYELAKSEGVVVEQIIRPTGLLDPVIEVRPSQNQIDDLVEEIRLREERDERVLITTLTKRMAEELTKYLSRINVRCRYIHSDVDTLERVEILSDLRRGVFDVLIGVNLLREGLDLPEVSLVAILDADKEGFLRNQRSLTQTIGRAARNVNGRAILYADKITNSMQKTIDQTDYRRSKQIAYNEANGLKPTAIKKKLETALYRKNAATFAIEEVLTLKAAEEEAEYLTKAELEKKIRNTRKMMEKAAKELDFMEAARLRDQIKMLQEKVKNI from the coding sequence ATGGACTTTAATATTGTATCAGAATTTTCTCCTACTGGAGATCAACCACAGGCGATCAAGAAGCTTATTAGTGGAATCGAAGCTAATGACAAATATCAAACGCTTCTCGGTGTTACTGGAAGCGGTAAGACTTTTACGGCTGCAAATGTGATACAAGGTGTGCAAAAACCAACCTTGGTACTCTGTCATAACAAGACGTTAGCAGCTCAATTATACTCAGAGTTTAAAGACTTTTTTCCCGATAATGCGGTGGAATATTTTGTTTCTTATTATGATTATTATCAGCCAGAAGCTTTTATACCCTCCTCAGGAACTTATATTGAGAAAGACCTTTCTATTAATGAAGAAATAGAAAAGATGCGATTGAGTACCACTTCTTCCCTACTTTCTGGGAGAAGAGATATTATAGTGGTCGCTTCAGTTTCTTGCCTTTATGGTATTGGAAATCCTGTCGAGTTCCAGAAAAACGTTGTTAGAATCAAAAAAGACGAGGTGATTGCTAGAACAGCATTACTTCATAAATTAGTTCAATCCTTGTACTCCAGAACCACTGCAGAGTTTAATAGAGGTAATTTTAGAATAAAAGGAGATACTCTAGATGTATATCCTAGTTATGCAGATACCGCTTTTAGAATTCATTTTTTTGGCGATGAGATTGAGGAAATAGAACGTTTTGATCCAGTGAATGGAACCGTGTTAGAACGTTTTGATCAAATTACTATCTATCCAGCAAATATGTTTGTGACTTCTCCAGACATATTACAAGGTGCCATACACGCTATCCAAGAAGACTTGGTAAAACAAACCGATTATTTTAAAGAAATAGGAAAACCGCTAGAAGCTAAGCGTCTGGAAGAACGAACTGAATTTGATCTAGAAATGATTAGAGAACTGGGCTACTGTTCTGGTATTGAAAATTACAGTCGTTATCTTGACGGACGTCAACCAGGTACCAGACCTTTCTGCTTATTAGACTTTTTTCCCGATGACTTCCTCATGATTATTGATGAAAGTCATGTGAGCGTGCCGCAAGTAGGTGCTATGTATGGCGGAGATAGGTCTAGAAAAGAAAATTTAGTAGATTATGGTTTTCGCCTGCCTGCCGCTATGGATAACCGTCCGTTAAAATTTGAGGAGTTTGAAGCGATGCAAAATCAAGTCCTTTATATAAGCGCAACTCCAGCAGATTATGAGTTGGCTAAAAGTGAAGGAGTTGTTGTAGAACAAATCATACGACCTACAGGACTATTAGATCCGGTTATTGAGGTACGACCTAGTCAGAATCAAATAGATGATCTTGTGGAAGAAATACGATTGAGAGAAGAACGGGATGAACGTGTACTTATCACTACTCTAACCAAACGCATGGCTGAAGAACTGACCAAATACCTTTCTCGAATCAATGTGCGATGTCGCTATATTCACAGTGATGTGGATACCTTAGAACGTGTAGAAATTTTGTCAGACTTGCGCCGTGGAGTTTTTGATGTGTTGATAGGGGTAAATTTATTAAGGGAAGGGCTGGATTTACCAGAGGTCTCTTTGGTTGCTATTTTAGATGCAGATAAGGAAGGTTTTTTACGTAATCAACGATCGTTAACACAAACAATAGGGCGTGCAGCACGTAACGTTAACGGTCGTGCTATCTTATATGCGGATAAAATCACTAACAGCATGCAAAAAACTATTGATCAAACAGATTACCGTCGTTCTAAACAAATCGCTTATAACGAAGCAAATGGCTTAAAACCTACCGCAATAAAGAAAAAGCTAGAAACAGCCTTATATAGAAAAAATGCAGCAACATTTGCTATTGAAGAAGTGCTCACTTTAAAAGCCGCTGAGGAAGAAGCGGAATACCTGACGAAAGCAGAGCTAGAAAAAAAGATACGAAATACTCGAAAGATGATGGAGAAAGCGGCAAAAGAATTAGACTTTATGGAAGCCGCAAGACTTAGAGATCAGATTAAAATGCTGCAAGAAAAAGTGAAAAACATCTAA
- a CDS encoding T9SS type B sorting domain-containing protein → MTIPAVSQNQANWWFFGSNAGIDFNTGVPVPNNIGQLNTIEGCSAISDACGGLLFYTDGISIWDRNHLVMPNGNGLFGNPSSTQSAIVIPLPNNPDLYYVFSISIGTTTGLYYSVVDMSLNSGTGDVIVTQKNISLLANSTEKLFAAVAANGQDAWIVTYAESIPGSLSFNQFYAFKLTPNGMDLSATVSSTSQATRTTDKRGYLKVSPDGSKVAMMTQFYVDTSIPDESGVGAWLFDFDNRTGIVNNPVRMNFPAGYQAYGTEFSLDSRLVYVDLNTLGSGLVAAERLLLQYDTTAQNFENNPVVIYQSDANDPNDDVTRGALQIAPDKKIYYARDEQEWLAVINNPNNIGALCNFQYEGLLLTPGTTSKEGLPPFYNAFFNPSFSVIEGCSTTTTQFIADEIATCPNSSVLWDFGDIASGLANSSTLINPTHIYTNAGTYTVNLVITTASDVFNSSRVIQIVDTPFINTVNDISLCDDSSNDGIAAIDFTAARISALGIQNSNNFEVTIHSSLQDAVNDFNSIADNDPVASGTYFIRIDNRLSNGCYITTSFDVTIDAIPVASRVDDLILCDDFSNDGIESFDLDSAAIQGLGTQDPVLVDYSFYGSQNEADLRQNPISSPYNNTIADEEIFVRYENVTNTNCYEVVSFNLHVVAQPVIPMINDMAICDDESRDLVEVFDLNSLIASIQNTQSGNLTTTFHSSQQDAELDDNPLNTAYTNTMTSEVLWVRLENNDVAICYDVQPLRIEVFPKPIVNTTDDFSKCITEEEVIQASPGFATYLWDTGATTSSISITDEGTYTVIVTDQNGCEDSSSTTVTNFQTTQIVTVEIEQFTLRSNRIEVSVIGDGPFEYSIDNFIFQDSNVFTDLLPGYYTIYVRDVNGCDLVTAPATIIAAPPYFTPNEDGFHDYWQVTAIETEPDAQIYIFDRFGKLLKQISPLGPGWNGMYNGKPMPSTDYWYLVELIDGRSFKGHFSLKR, encoded by the coding sequence ATGACGATTCCTGCAGTGTCACAAAATCAAGCTAATTGGTGGTTTTTTGGTTCTAATGCTGGAATTGATTTTAATACAGGCGTTCCTGTACCTAATAATATAGGACAATTAAACACTATAGAAGGCTGCTCTGCTATTTCAGACGCCTGTGGTGGATTGCTTTTTTATACAGACGGGATTAGCATATGGGATCGCAATCACCTAGTAATGCCAAATGGTAACGGGCTCTTTGGGAATCCTTCCAGTACACAGTCGGCTATTGTGATTCCATTACCTAATAACCCCGATCTCTACTATGTTTTTTCTATTTCGATAGGTACTACCACTGGGCTATATTATTCGGTTGTAGACATGAGTTTGAACAGTGGGACTGGCGATGTTATCGTTACCCAGAAGAACATCAGCTTACTAGCTAACAGCACCGAAAAGTTATTTGCTGCAGTTGCAGCAAACGGTCAAGATGCATGGATTGTCACCTATGCAGAAAGTATTCCAGGTAGTTTAAGTTTTAATCAGTTTTATGCTTTTAAACTAACGCCAAATGGGATGGATTTATCGGCTACTGTAAGTTCTACCAGTCAGGCTACTCGCACCACAGATAAACGAGGTTATTTAAAAGTATCTCCTGATGGCTCAAAAGTAGCCATGATGACACAGTTTTATGTAGACACCAGCATCCCAGATGAATCTGGTGTAGGTGCTTGGTTATTTGATTTTGATAACCGTACCGGTATAGTCAATAATCCTGTAAGGATGAATTTCCCTGCCGGCTATCAAGCTTATGGAACGGAGTTTTCCTTAGACTCTAGACTGGTGTATGTAGATCTCAACACACTAGGAAGTGGCCTTGTAGCGGCCGAAAGGCTGTTGTTACAATACGATACCACAGCCCAAAATTTTGAAAATAATCCGGTGGTGATCTATCAAAGTGACGCTAACGATCCTAATGATGATGTGACCCGTGGTGCGTTACAAATTGCTCCTGATAAAAAGATATACTATGCCAGAGATGAGCAAGAATGGCTTGCAGTAATTAACAACCCTAATAATATAGGTGCTTTATGTAACTTTCAATACGAGGGTTTGTTATTAACTCCAGGGACCACAAGTAAGGAAGGTTTACCTCCTTTTTACAACGCGTTTTTCAATCCATCATTTTCTGTCATTGAAGGTTGCAGTACCACCACCACACAATTCATTGCAGACGAAATAGCAACTTGTCCTAATAGTTCAGTTCTTTGGGATTTTGGAGACATTGCCAGTGGTCTAGCCAACAGTTCCACACTGATCAACCCTACTCATATTTATACCAATGCTGGAACCTATACGGTGAATCTTGTTATTACGACCGCTTCAGATGTTTTTAATTCCAGTCGCGTTATACAGATAGTCGATACTCCTTTTATAAATACTGTTAATGACATAAGCTTATGCGATGATAGTTCCAATGACGGTATCGCGGCCATAGACTTTACTGCGGCAAGAATTAGTGCCTTAGGTATTCAAAACTCGAACAACTTTGAAGTCACTATTCATTCCAGTCTTCAAGATGCGGTAAACGATTTTAATTCCATAGCTGATAACGATCCGGTTGCTAGCGGTACTTATTTTATTAGAATTGATAATCGACTGTCAAACGGTTGCTATATAACTACTTCATTTGATGTGACTATTGATGCCATTCCTGTAGCATCGAGGGTAGATGATTTGATCTTGTGTGACGATTTTAGTAACGATGGTATAGAGTCATTTGATTTAGATAGTGCAGCGATTCAAGGTTTAGGAACCCAAGACCCTGTACTAGTGGACTATTCCTTTTACGGATCTCAAAATGAAGCAGATTTGAGACAGAATCCAATTAGCTCGCCTTACAACAATACCATAGCCGATGAAGAAATCTTCGTACGTTATGAGAATGTGACCAACACAAATTGCTATGAAGTTGTTTCTTTTAATCTTCATGTAGTAGCACAGCCGGTGATTCCTATGATTAATGATATGGCTATTTGTGATGATGAATCGAGAGATTTAGTAGAGGTTTTTGATTTGAATTCTTTGATCGCCTCTATTCAAAATACTCAATCTGGAAATCTTACGACTACATTTCACAGCTCACAACAAGATGCAGAATTAGATGACAATCCTTTAAATACTGCTTATACGAATACCATGACTTCAGAAGTTTTATGGGTACGCTTAGAAAACAATGATGTAGCTATTTGTTATGATGTACAACCCTTGCGTATAGAAGTGTTTCCAAAACCTATAGTGAACACTACTGATGACTTCTCAAAATGTATTACAGAAGAGGAAGTTATTCAGGCGTCTCCTGGTTTTGCCACTTATTTATGGGATACAGGAGCAACCACTTCTAGTATCAGTATTACTGATGAGGGAACCTATACCGTCATTGTAACAGATCAGAACGGCTGTGAAGATAGCAGTTCTACAACAGTGACTAATTTCCAGACCACTCAAATTGTCACCGTAGAAATTGAGCAATTTACCTTAAGGTCCAACCGCATAGAAGTGTCTGTTATCGGAGATGGTCCCTTTGAATACAGTATCGATAACTTTATTTTTCAGGATAGTAACGTTTTTACGGATTTACTTCCAGGGTATTATACTATTTATGTGCGAGATGTAAATGGTTGTGACCTGGTGACTGCTCCAGCAACCATCATCGCTGCACCTCCTTATTTCACCCCTAATGAAGACGGATTTCACGACTACTGGCAAGTAACTGCGATTGAAACCGAACCTGATGCACAGATCTATATTTTTGATCGTTTTGGAAAACTATTAAAACAAATAAGCCCGTTAGGACCTGGGTGGAATGGAATGTATAATGGCAAGCCTATGCCTAGTACTGATTATTGGTACCTCGTTGAATTAATTGATGGCCGCAGTTTCAAGGGGCATTTCTCTCTCAAAAGATAA